From the genome of Halorussus caseinilyticus, one region includes:
- a CDS encoding DUF7262 family protein encodes MSDERARGVRARTPRGQLSLSVVEAGIGVVLILAVAMGFALGVSPPDGRAAQLDLYAEDAATVLAGEPPRHGGATRLSEVVRSPDAFDRERSALRRRVARILPDNLMFRVRTPHGAVGFRKPAGVAIGTASVTTAHGDVTIRVWYA; translated from the coding sequence ATGAGTGACGAACGCGCCCGCGGCGTCCGCGCGCGGACGCCGCGTGGCCAACTCTCGCTGTCGGTGGTGGAGGCCGGAATCGGCGTCGTCCTGATTCTGGCGGTGGCGATGGGGTTCGCGCTCGGCGTCTCGCCGCCCGACGGCAGGGCCGCCCAGTTGGACCTCTACGCCGAGGACGCCGCCACCGTCCTCGCGGGCGAACCGCCGCGACACGGCGGCGCGACCCGACTCTCGGAGGTCGTGCGCTCGCCCGACGCCTTCGACCGCGAGCGGTCGGCCCTGCGTCGGCGGGTCGCGCGCATCCTGCCCGACAACCTCATGTTCCGGGTCCGGACGCCCCACGGCGCGGTCGGATTCCGGAAACCCGCGGGCGTGGCGATTGGGACGGCCAGCGTGACCACCGCTCACGGCGACGTGACGATTCGGGTGTGGTACGCGTGA